DNA from Salvelinus namaycush isolate Seneca unplaced genomic scaffold, SaNama_1.0 Scaffold276, whole genome shotgun sequence:
ttctccttctctctctctctctttctttctctgtctcaccctctcttgctctctctccctctgtctttctctctatattcctctctttctccttccctctctctctctctctctctctctctctctctctctctctctctctctccctgtctctcaattcaattcattttaaggggctttattggcatgggaaagatatgttaacattgccaaagcaagtgacgtagataataaacaaaagtgaaataaacaataaaaatgaacagttaacattaaactcacagaagttccaaaagaataaagacatttcaaatgtcatattatgtctatatacagtgttgtaatgatgtgcaaatagttaaagtacaaaagggaaataaataaacaaatataggttgtatttacaatggtgtttgttcttcactggatGACCTTTTCTTGTGataacaggtcacacatcttgctgctgtgatgcacactgtggtatttcacccagtagatatgagagtttatcaaaattgggtttgttttcaaattctttgtggatctgtgtaatctgagggaaatatgtgcctctaatatggtcatacattgggcaggaggttaggaagtgcagctcagtttccacctcatgttgtgggcagtgtgcacatagcagGTCTTCTCttcagagccaggtctgcctacggcggcctttctcaatagcaaggctatgctcactgtgtCTGTACATAGTCACAGCTTTCCTTAAGTgtgggtcaggtattctgccactgtgtactctctgtttcgggccaaataacattctagtttgctcagtttttttgttaattctttccaatgtgtcaagtaatgatatttttattttctcatgatttggttgggtctaattgtgttgctgtcctggggctctgtttgtgtttgtgaacagagccccaggaccagcttgcttaggggactcttctccaggttcatctctctataGGGGattgctttgttatggaaggtttgggaatcgcttccttttaggcggttgtagaatttaacgtctcttttctggattttataattagcgggtatcggcctaatctctctctccctgtctttcctctctctctcactctctctctcccctctctctttttttccttctttctttctctagATTGTCCAGCAGCAAGCTCTGGTTGCTCAGTCAGCGTACCTGTCTCCTGTAGCAACTGTTGCCAGTTTACAGATGCAGCAGATGGCAGCGCTCAACGCAAACGGAATCATCGCCACGCCCATCACATCTTcctctggtacacacacacacacacacacacacacacacacacacacacacacacacacacacacacacacacacacacacacacacacacacacacacacacacacacacaggcacacacacacacacacagagacagacacacacacttacagatgCTTAcggatactgtatgttagtaatAACATAGATTGATCTTATGTTTACTATGCTATGCAGATCAAGTCTGTCTATTTGATGTACATTTACTTCTCTTCATTGGTTTCTAAGTTCATCTGCTTATGTgtgcatctcaatagtgtaaAGTGGCTTCTTCTCCTCATCTAATCAGCATCCTTTACAGTCTACACTAATTGATTCTACACTCATCTGAAAGCTGGGAATTACCTTTCACCAGTCTAGTTTTTTTAACATCAATTCAGATTGAGGAAGGTAGACAAGAAGAGGAAGCCACTTTACAATGAGATGCACCCTTCCCTTAACTCCCTTTGCCCCACTAACCAATCATTGCTTCTCCCCTGCATTTATGCCCTGCCTTTTTCTCTTTCTTATACACTATAGAGTCTAGTAGCTGTCAATCACAATATCTCCTCCACTGTGATTGGTCCTCCCGGTTTGCAGGTACGAATACCCCTCCAACCATCTCAGCCACGCCTGTGCCATCACTACCTCCACCTCTAGGAGTCAATGGTTACAGTCCACCAACCAATGGACAGCAAGCATCAGAAGCACTATACACCAATGGCATTCATGCGTACCAAGGTACGAGCTGAATTACCAAAGATAGAATATTTACCACAGAAATACTGATATCTCCATGTGTTCCCTATATTCACTCTCTGCTCTgccactcactccctccctccctccctccctccctccctccctccctccctccctccctccctccctccctccctccctccctccctggtttcctgcttccctcactctctccctccctccctgcattcctgcttccctccctccctacttatctcctttcctctctccctctctctctccctccctccctgcctccctccctccctgcttccctccctctctccctgcagcCCAGAGTCCAGCATTATCTCTAGATCCTCTCCAGCAGGCGTATGCAGGCATGCAGCACTACACAGGTGGgccacagtcacacacactaccAGCTCCTATGACACTTCTAGTGACTGGGTTCATTTTGCATTGTCAGAATGGAGTCCTCCATGCTCTCAGAGCAGGACAGTAATTAACTGGTACAGCAGGGTTCCCCAGcagtgattttatttggccaccCAAATTTTAGGAGATAAAAGACCAAAAACACCagcaagtgattttaattttggatatTTTTTCCAACATGATTTCCAATGCATAGTAGAGAGATATATGTGAtggtatacaaatgtaagcaaggtttgaaattattatgttttagtcaaacactATATCGGGATTCTTGTGGTCAATTTAGAGTATACAAATGacttgtaattatgttccggtccCCTGACCATCGACTCAAGAAACTCAGAGgttaatctagttgatgatccctgtggTACAGGGTCAgaggtgaatctagttgatgatccctgtggTACAGGGTCAgaggtgaatctagttgatgatccctggggTACAGGGTCAgaggtgaatctagttgatgatccctgtggTACAGGGTCAgaggtgaatctagttgatgatccctgtggTACAGGGTCAgaggtgaatctagttgatgatccctgtggTACAGGGTCAgaggtgaatctagttgatgatccctgtggTACAGGGTCAgaggtgaatctagttgatgatccctggggTACAGGGTCAgaggtgaatctagttgatgatccctgtggTACAGGTTCAgaggtgaatctagttgatgatccctggggTACAGGGTCAgaggtgaatctagttgatgatccctggggTACAGGGTCAGAGgttaatctagttgatgatccctgtggAAAAGGGTCAgaggtgaatctagttgatgatccctggggTACAGGGTCAGAGGTGTGTTCCTCCCTACCATCTCTGCCATTGAGGGCATgtagggtaatctgatcctagaacTGTGGTTAGGGGTGACTTGGACCTTCAACCAGTGTTTCATCATCtgatgtcactctctctctcatcacagcGGCGTACCCTGCTGCCTATGGATTGGTCGGCCAGCATTTTCCACAGCAACCTACCCTGGTTGCCCAGCAACACCAGCAGccccagcaacagcagcagcgagAAGGTGATGTCACTTCCTGTCTCTCAGACAgcacctgttgtgtgtgtgtgtgtctcagattAGTGTGCGTGTGAATCACAGATCCTCAtgaatatttgtgtgtgtgtctctccgtcACAGACCctaacgtgtgtgtgtattcctcccCTAGGGCCGGAGGGTTGTAATATCTtcatctaccacctgcctcaggaGTTCAGTGACAGTGAGATGCTCCAGATGTTTCTGCCCTTTGGAAACGTCATCTCAGCTAAAGTCTTTGTAGACCGCGCCACCAACCAGAGCAAGTGCTtcggtaagagagagagagagggattggagggggagagataggagagaggcagggatggGTGAATAGTGAGTATCCAGGAGAaaaggaaagaaaggaggaacggaggagaaatggagagagataagagagaatTGCAATTCCACCTGTTGCTATGATCCATGATGATCATAACTCACAGTTGCTGGTAGCATACTGTatgactgtatctctgtctgttgCAATGAAGCAATGTGATTATACATATTATATTACATTTCAgaatgtttctctctctgttccctcttcctctctcgttCCTCCCTCCCCAGGTTTTGTGAGTTTTGACAACCCATCCAGTGCCCAGACTGCCATCCAGGCTATGAATGGGTTCCAGATCGGCATGAAGAGACTCAAGGTGCAGCTGAAACGACCTAAAGACGCCAACCGCCCctactgaaggagagagagagagagaggg
Protein-coding regions in this window:
- the LOC120039500 gene encoding CUGBP Elav-like family member 3 isoform X2; the encoded protein is MNRPIQVKPADSEGRGEDRKLFVGMLGKQQSDEDVKRLFEPFGTIDECTVLRGPDGTSKGCAFVKYQGHAEAQAAISTLHGSRTLPGASSSLVVKFADTEKERGLRRMQQVASQLGIFSPTMTLNFPAYNAYTQAVSAQAIVQQQALVAQSAYLSPVATVASLQMQQMAALNANGIIATPITSSSGTNTPPTISATPVPSLPPPLGVNGYSPPTNGQQASEALYTNGIHAYQAQSPALSLDPLQQAYAGMQHYTAAYPAAYGLVGQHFPQQPTLVAQQHQQPQQQQQREGPEGCNIFIYHLPQEFSDSEMLQMFLPFGNVISAKVFVDRATNQSKCFGFVSFDNPSSAQTAIQAMNGFQIGMKRLKVQLKRPKDANRPY
- the LOC120039500 gene encoding CUGBP Elav-like family member 3 isoform X1 → MNRPIQVKPADSEGRGEDRKLFVGMLGKQQSDEDVKRLFEPFGTIDECTVLRGPDGTSKGCAFVKYQGHAEAQAAISTLHGSRTLPGASSSLVVKFADTEKERGLRRMQQVASQLGIFSPTMTLNFPAYNAYTQAVSAQAIVQQQALVAQSAYLSPVATVASLQMQQMAALNANGIIATPITSSSESSSCQSQYLLHCDWSSRFAGTNTPPTISATPVPSLPPPLGVNGYSPPTNGQQASEALYTNGIHAYQAQSPALSLDPLQQAYAGMQHYTAAYPAAYGLVGQHFPQQPTLVAQQHQQPQQQQQREGPEGCNIFIYHLPQEFSDSEMLQMFLPFGNVISAKVFVDRATNQSKCFGFVSFDNPSSAQTAIQAMNGFQIGMKRLKVQLKRPKDANRPY